ACTCGGATTCTCCTAGTAATCTGCCTTCTCCCTTTCCCAGTTAGTCACACACTCCTTCCTGATCCCGCTAGTTGTTTTCAACATGAATGTTGTCCATTTTAACCCATCTGATGAAAACTCTTCCCAGTCACATGGAATCACTGTGTTTTAAACATGTTTTAAGTGTTCTTAAATGTTTGTATAACATTGTTGTCAGATGTACAGTGTGTATCATGTTACAGCGTTTTGCACAGCAAATTCCACCCTTACAAAAGaatattgcagttttgaaactgctgtaaaagtgcagtaactgcagtcgacattggtattttggacgcagttattgcagaataactgcagtgtaaaaaaaacattatttttgacCCAGTATTTGCAACATACTTCAGTTCTACTGCACACTGACTGCATATTTATTTTAGTAAAAGGCACTTTAATGTCTGTCGTCATCTCATAATGTTGGAAGTTGTCTGCTGTGACTCTGTCTTCAATAGGGAGAGGTCTTCAGGGGGCGATGCCATCGTGGTGTGTTCAGCTCTGAGGCGACTCTACAGGCAGGTTCTGCTGTTTGGCTCCGAGGCCCTGACCTCCAGCTCGGACCCAGCAGGCCTGCACATGTGCTGCCTGCCCGGCGTCTGGTTCCTCTTCCTGTATGGGACATATGATCTGATCCATGCGAGGATGGTGGCCCGGAGGGGACATTTTATGCAGCCTGGTCTCCTGCGCTCTCAGTTTGATGTTCTGGAGCCACCGACGGAGGAGGAGAACGCGTTGCTGCTTGACATTCGGAGGAGCACTGATGACATCTGCAGGGAGATCCAGGAGCATCTCCGCCAACTTTCATAATCAGAGATTATGTCTGGACTGTGAAATCAATGATAACACACTGGACTGCACTGTGTGTGCTACAAAACAATTACATATCAGacttttttattatttaattttgcAAAGCACAATAAATCTGTTTCTAATTATATGACACGTTAGATGCAGAATCTCTgttgaatgtgtttttttaaTCCAATAATAGTCTTGGGTCTAGGAAGCCTAGTTGAGTTGAGGGAAATGTCTGAAAACATTGCATTATTattacaatacagtatgacttACTTGACTTAAGCCTATAGCTCCTTAAAGGAGAATAGGCCGTTGACGAATGTCTTCCATCTCACTTGGTTTGGGGCAAGTTTTTCCAGGTCACACCAGTTGAGGACGCTCTCAGTAATTTCTGCCTGGACGTCTTTTCCATTTTTAAATGGTGACACAGACCTACATACTATTTTGTAACAATGCCTGTCTGCCAAATGTCATGGATGGTGGGTTAGCCCCATTATAAACCTAAATTACAAACCTAGAGCCCATAGCATCAAAGAGGGGCGAGGGGCCTCATGGGAAGACCCCACAGCATCATAGAGCTGTTTCAGGGGAATGATTCACCTCCCACCCCCAACAAGGGTATTTCAGGAGCCTCTAATCCTTGTAAGCTCCCCACCATCACTCTCATatcacacatacacgcacacacacacacagtcttgtacagctaaccttgtggggacacacaattcagtcccattcaaaatcctattttccctaacattaaccacaacccctaaccctaattctaaccctaacactaattctaacctgaACCTGAAAcctcctagaaatagcattttaccttctggggaccaacaaaatgtccccagttggtcaaatttttgttagtttactattcttgtggggacttgtggtccccacaagtatagtgaaacacgtccacacacacaccagcgtttctacatttacatttagtatCTATACTTTTTCGGTATACAAACCTCAAAACATCATAAGACCATgcgagaatctcaattgcatttccttgattcctcgcatcctctctccttgcctccttctgAAAAACAATTGGATGAGAATTTCTCACCATGTATGATCAATTCCAAATGAAAAGTTGTAATGCACATTACTGCAACTCAAGATCAGAGATATAGTGGCATCTGGTGGACATTTAGATGTGCTACAAGGCAGTGGTGtagaacagggtttcccaaagtcggtcctggggcccctcctaggtgcacgttttggtttttgccctagcactacacagcggattcaaataatcaaagcttgatgatgagtcggttatttgaatcagctgtgtagtgccaaggcataaaacaaaacgtgcacccaggggcgGCCCCAGGACCAACTTTGGGGAACCCTGGTGGAGAAGACTGAGTACTACATGCATCACTGGGGTGTATTCACGAAGAACCAAAAAATAAGCAAatcgctgatgattcatgttttcttttaaatccacaacttgaatccctccacagcctcatacagtgagggaaaaaagtatttgattccctgctgattttgtacgtttgcccactgacaaagaaattatcagtctatcatttgaatggtaggtttatttgaacagtgagagacagaataacaacaacaaaatctagaaaaacgcatgtcaaaaatgttataaattgatttgcattttaatgagggaaataagtatttgatcccctctcaatcagaaagatttctggctcccaggtgtcttttatacaggtaacgagctgagattaggagcacactcttaaagggagtgctcctaatctcagcttgttacctgtataaaagacacctgtccacagaagcaatcaatcaatcagattccaaactctccaccatggccaagacaaaagagctcgccaaggatgtcagggacaagattgtagacctacacggctggaatgggctacaagaccatcgccaagcagcttggtgagaaggtgacaacagttggtgcgattattggcaaatggaagaaacacaaaagaactgtcaatctccctcggcctggggctccatgcaagatctcacctcgtggagttgcaatgatcatgagaacggtgaggaatcagcccagaactatacgggaggatcttgtcaatgatctcaaggcagctgggaccatagtcaccaagaaaacaattggtaacacactacgccgtgaaggactgaaatcctgcagcgcccgcaaggtccccctgctcaagaaagcacatatacagggcagtttgaagtttgccaatgaacatctgaatgattcagaggagacctgggtgaaagtgttgtggtcagatgagaccaaaatggagctctttggcatcaactcaactcgccgtgtttggaggaggaggaatgctgcctatgaccccaagaacaccatccccaccgtcaaacatggaggtggaaacattatgctttgggggtgtttttctgctaaggggacaggacaacttcaccgcatcaaagggacgatggacggggccatgtaccgtcaaatcttgggtgagaacctccttccctcagccagggcattgaaaatgggtcgtggatgggtattccagcatgacaatgacccaaaatacatggccaaggcaacaaaggagtagctcaagaagaagcacattaaggtcctggagtggcctagccagtctccagaccttaatcccatcgaaaatctgtggagggagctgaaggttcgagttgccaaacgtcagcctcgaaaccttaatgacttagagaagatctgcaaagaggagtggaacaaaatccctcctgagatgtgtgcaaacctggtggccaactacaagaaacgtctgagggttttgccaccaagtactaagtcatgttttgcagaggggtcaaatacttatttccctcattacaatgcaagtcaatttataacatttttgacatgcgtttttatggatttctttgttgttattctgtctctcactgttcaaataaacctaccattaaaattatagactgatcatttctttgtcagtgggcaaacttacaaaatcagcaggggatcaaatacttatttgcctcactgtagatacattttctaaactctctggattacaacccaattatgataaatgtactatattatgtattggctcactaaaaaatacaatttttacattaccatgtagtttaccaataaaatggcctgatggtgatgtggatatactcggaatacatatcccaaatgaaataaatgatctcactccaatacattttaatagaaagttagcaaaaatagataatttcttgctaccatggaaaggtaaatacctgtcaatttgtggaaaaatcaccctgattaactctttagtattatcccagtttacctatttgcttatggtcctgcctacgcctagcgaacagttttttcaattatatgagaaaaaaatattccattttatttggaacggcaagccagacaaaattaaacgggcctatttatataatgaatatgaattcggaggacagaaatgattaaatattaaagcattagacctatcactaaaaacttcagtcatacaaaagttatacttaaatccgaactggttctctagcaaattagtaagattgtctcacccaatgttcaagaatggcctttttccctttattcagattacaacctctcactttcagttattagAAAAGGAAAcgatctcccaaatatcactatttttaaaacaagccatagaaagttggttgcaatttcaattgaatcctccagaaacgacagaacaaataatgcaacaaatattgtggttaaactcaaatatactaattgattaaaacactttTTGTTTTGaccaaatgtttaaaaaaaggtataatcttagtaaatgatatcatcggtaggactggtggagttatgttgcacatgcagctaacaaaaacatatcgaaatgtctgctctacccaaaattacaaccaaataattgcagcattaccgcaaaaatggaagaggaaagtggaagggggaaaaggtaaggaacttgtctgtcggccttgcattaaagaacataattggctaaagaaaattgtgataaataaaaaagtataccagtttcatttaaggaccaaaggattgacagccgtcccatatagattgcaaaatagttgggaagagatttttgacgtaccgatcccatggcatagtgtttatgaactggtatgcaaaacgacaccggattcaaaacttagaatttttcaattaaaTTATTATAtgaaattcttgctaccaatataatgttatttatatggggatacaatcttcccagctctgcagattttgctgcgaagagacagaatcattagatcatttgttttggtactgtccatttgtagcttgtttctggacacaggtccaggaatggctgaaggattgtaatatttacctggagctaaccctgcagatagcattactgggtgatctgaaaagtcatagtcaatcgatcaacaaTACAATATATGTTAAGAGacagatgggtggtgttgaatggagttgaaggatgggactaataacaaccagcaacaactaataacaagataactcataatgtaagcatactgtgtccataataagtacagtggggaaaaaaagtatttagtcagccaccaattgtgcaagttctcccacttaaaaagatgagagaggcctgtaattttcatcataggtacacgtcaactatgacagacaaattgagaattttttttccagaaaatcacattgtaggatttttaatgaatttatttgcaaattatggtggaaaataagtatttggtcacctacaaacaagcaagatttccggctctcacagacctgtaacttcttctttaagaggctcctctgtcctccactcgttacctgtattaatggcaactgtttgaacttgttatcagtataaaagacacctgtccacaacctcaaacagtcacactccaaactccactatggccaagaccaaagagctgtcaaaggacaccagaaacaaaattgtagacctgcaccaggctgggaagactgaatctgcaataggtaagcagcttggtttgaagaaatcaactgtgggagcaattattaggaaatggaagacatacaagaccactgataatctccctcgatctggggctccacgcaagatctcaccccgtgaggtcaaaatgatcacaagaacggtgagcaaaaatcccagaaccacacgggggggacctagtgaatgacctgcagagagctgggaccaaagtaacaaagcctaccatcaataacacactacgccgccagggactcaaatcctgcagtgcaagacgtgtccccctgcttaagccagtacatgtccaggcccgtctgaagtttgctagagtgcatttggatgatccagaagaggattgggagaatgtcatatggtcagatgaaaccaaaatataactttttggtaaaaactcaactcgtcgtgtttggaggacaaagaatgctgagttgcatccaaagaacaccatacctactgtgaagcatggtggtggaaacatcatgctttggggctgtttttctgcaaagggaccaggacgactgatccgtgtaaaggaaagaatgaatggggccatgtatcgtgagattttgagtgaaaacctccttccatcagcaagggcattgaagatgaaacgtggctgggtctttcagcatgacaatgatcccaaacacaccacccgggcaacgaaggagtggcttcgtaagaagcatttcaaggtcctggagtggcctagccagtctccagatctcaaccccatagaaaatctttggagggagttgaaagtccgtgttgcccagcgacagccccaaaacatcactgctctagaggagatctgcatggaggaatgggccaaaataccagcaacagtgagtgaaaaccttgtgaagacttacagaaaacgtttgacctgtgtcattgccaacaaatggtatataacaaagcattgagaaacttttgttattgaccaaatacttattttccaccatgatttggaaataaattcataaaaaatcctacaatgtgattttctggatttttttttcttattttgtctgtcatagttgacgtgtacctatgatgaaaattacaggcctctctcatctttttaagtgggagaacttgcacaattggtggctgactaaatactttttttcccccactgtatataggttataggttgagagcttttgtgaaagagcacagttagaaagacatggtatggcatatagaagcaaaccagatggacatcatgaaaatgatctgagaggttaagggtagaggaagttcaggagtaaaaacaaacaaaatataattattgtaaaattgactgtgtctataaaatgtatatagtatgtataagctggaagtagaggcctaagcattgttgttcactagtttactccaattagggaaggagtggtggggttggaaagtaataaagggaaatatattgttttaaaggatatgtatatgtatgtatgtatgtatgtatgtatgtatgtatgtatgtgtgtacatatatatatacagctctggaaaaaattaagagaccactgcaaaaatataagtttctctggttttactatttataggtatatgtttgggtgaaattaacatttttgttttattctataaactactgacaaaatttctcccaaattccaaataaaaatattgtcattcagagcatttatttgcagaaaatgacaactggtcaaaataacaaaaaatatgcagtgttgtcagacctcgattaatgcaaagaaaataaattcatgttaatttttaaacaacagaatactaatgttttaacttaggaagagttcagaaatcaatatttggtggaataaccctgattttcaatcacagctttcatgcgtcttggcatgctctccaccagtctttcacattgatgttgggtgacttaatgccactcctggcgcaaaaattcaagcagctcggctttgtttgatggcttgtaggcctctccaggtctccgtctaaccattagacgaccaggtgttgggcaaagctgaaaattggactcatcagagaagatgaccttactccagtcctctatggtccaatccttatggtcttttgcaaacctcagcctggcttttctttgcttctcattgatgaagggcttttttctagctttgcacgacttcagccctgcccctaggagcctgtttcgaactgtcctcgccgtgcacttcaccccagctgccgtttgccattctttttgtaggtcacttgatgtcctcctatggttgttgagtgacattcgaatgagttggcggtcatcccggtcagtagagagtcgttttcgccatCTGCctgtctgtagctttgttgtccccaatgtctgctgcttgaccttgtccTTATGAACCACCGTCTTTGAaatgttaaggatggaagcaacctgacgctcactgtatccctctgccagcaaagccagaattgaacccttcttttcctcactcaaaactttccttttcaactcttttggcatggtcaatagttcttttttgattaatattacttttgaggtacaattagcactgtttttgccatccagctggtcctattgcaagaggatagtgatgaccacagcagtggtttttatacttttcctcgttaaataagatttgggtcagatgatcacctaatcagtacctaattcagtagaatgaggtgtgcctgtgttggaattcaacagacactggaatggaatggctgtcatacatgtagagatgctgatttaagaaacatttgcagtggtctcttaattttttccagagctgtatatatatttgcgagaaaaaaaatagACATTTGGGGGattgcagacaattacattgatggaagttacaatctatctgcaatattaaagctgatctaccccccccccccaaaaaaaaatatatatatattaatattagCAAATCTATTAGTCCAAAAATAAACACTTGTTTTAATTTT
The sequence above is a segment of the Coregonus clupeaformis isolate EN_2021a chromosome 16, ASM2061545v1, whole genome shotgun sequence genome. Coding sequences within it:
- the LOC121584042 gene encoding probable gluconokinase; its protein translation is MIYVIMGVSGCGKTTLGAFLSHKLGWPLHEGDDFHPRENVEKMARGEPLTDQDRLPWLLKLHDVIQRERSSGGDAIVVCSALRRLYRQVLLFGSEALTSSSDPAGLHMCCLPGVWFLFLYGTYDLIHARMVARRGHFMQPGLLRSQFDVLEPPTEEENALLLDIRRSTDDICREIQEHLRQLS